Proteins encoded in a region of the Triplophysa dalaica isolate WHDGS20190420 chromosome 10, ASM1584641v1, whole genome shotgun sequence genome:
- the dusp5 gene encoding dual specificity protein phosphatase 5, whose translation MKVSSIDGRNLRKIIRKECGRCLIVDCRSYFSFSSSSIRGSVNVNLNSVVVRRSRGGPVPLQFVIPDEKALFRLREGSISAVVAVDDRTPHLQKLKKDSIAHIVINSLSHLAGSASICFLKGGYDNFHSQYPELCTETKSVDLTEDESGKSVNSHCDKLASHHKPDYDQGRPVEILPFLYLGSAYHACRQDYLNDLRITALLNVSRRDSRPTKGQYHYKWIPVEDSHTADISSHFQEAIDFIERVKAEGGKVLVHCEAGISRSPTICMAYIMKTQRLRLEQAFDIIRQQRAIVSPNFGFMGQLLQFESEVVSSTPPSSTPHKASGAQETPTFFNSDFTLKSESFESSVFTFPTSFLSPMPIQPSVHQFKLSPITALP comes from the exons ATGAAGGTCTCGAGCATAGACGGCCGGAACCTGAGGAAGATCATACGGAAAGAGTGTGGACGTTGTCTCATCGTGGACTGTAGATCGTACTTCTCGTTCTCCAGCTCCAGTATCAGAGGCTCCGTCAATGTTAACTTGAACTCGGTGGTCGTCCGGAGGTCCCGCGGCGGTCCGGTACCGCTTCAGTTCGTCATCCCGGACGAGAAGGCTCTGTTTCGGCTTCGGGAGGGCAGCATCTCGGCGGTCGTGGCTGTGGACGACCGAACACCTCATttacaaaaactgaaaaaagacaGTATTGCTCACATAGTGATAAACTCTTTATCGCACTTGGCCGGGAGCGCGAGCATCTGCTTCTTAAAAG GCGGCTATGATAACTTCCATTCCCAGTACCCAGAGCTTTGCACTGAAACCAAGTCTGTGGACCTGACCGAAGATGAAAGCGGAAAAAGTGTGAACAGTCACTGTGACAAACTGGCTTCTCACCACAAACCAGACTATGATCAG GGACGGCCGGTGGAGATCTTGCCTTTCTTGTACCTGGGCAGTGCCTATCATGCCTGCAGACAGGACTATCTCAATGACCTCCGCATAACAGCGCTGCTGAACGTCTCGCGCAGGGACTCCCGGCCAACTAAAGGACAGTACCACTACAAATGGATTCCTGTGGAGGACAGCCATACGGCAGACATCAGTTCACACTTCCAGGAGGCCATAGACTTTATCG AACGTGTGAAAGCAGAAGGCGGTAAAGTGCTGGTCCACTGCGAGGCTGGAATTTCTCGTTCTCCGACAATCTGCATGGCGTACATCATGAAGACCCAACGGTTGCGGTTGGAGCAGGCCTTCGACATCATCCGACAGCAGCGTGCGATCGTCTCACCCAATTTTGGCTTCATGGGTCAGCTACTGCAGTTCGAGTCGGAGGTCGTTTCCTCCACGCCTCCGTCCTCCACTCCCCACAAAGCCTCTGGCGCTCAGGAGACCCCCACCTTCTTTAACAGTGACTTCACGCTCAAAAGCGAGAGCTTCGAGTCTTCGGTTTTCACGTTCCCTACCTCTTTCCTGTCACCGATGCCCATCCAACCCTCGGTTCACCAGTTCAAATTGAGTCCAATAACTGCGCTGCCTTAA